A genomic segment from Salvelinus alpinus chromosome 8, SLU_Salpinus.1, whole genome shotgun sequence encodes:
- the LOC139583430 gene encoding gamma-glutamyl hydrolase-like, with protein MSNFALLFCFAFSILSSSCTVLKKRNDKPIIGVLAQEVDSPQPQKASYIAASYVKFLESAGARVVPVMINQTLEEYKTLFNSINGILYPGGDASIVSSGYADAARIFYELAIEANSRGDYFPVWGTCLGFEELTYLTSGKQLLSKTNTSGVKLPLVFTNGSRESKLFKGFPAEVLDALASEPITENSHELSLTLESYNSNADLRKFYKVLTTNSDGKTEFVSTMEAYGFPIYGTQWHPEKNAFEWTRPYIPHSPSAVKTTFFMADFMVNEARKNFHKFEDEEVEKRALIYNYNPVYTGNTSAFEQTYYF; from the exons ATGAGCAATTTCGCCCTACTGTTTTGTTTCGCCTTTTCAATTTTGTCCTCCTCGTGCACAGTGCTGAAGAAGAGGAACGACAAGCCGATAATCG GTGTGTTGGCTCAGGAGGTAGACTCACCTCAACCACAGAAGGCCTCTTATATAGCTGCATCGTATGTCAAGTTCCTGGAGTCTGCTGGAGCTAGAGTCGTCCCTGTGAT GATAAATCAGACACTGGAAGAGTACAAAACACTGTTTAACTCCATTAATGG AATACTCTATCCTGGTGGTGATGCTAGCATCGTCTCATCTGGGTATGCGGACGCTGCTAGAATCTTTTACGAGCTTGCCATAGAG GCCAACTCGAGGGGGGACTATTTCCCTGTATGGGGTACCTGTCTTGGATTTGAGGAATTGACATACCTGACCAGCGGAAAGCAGCTTCTATCCAAAACCAACACCAGTGGTGTGAAGTTGCCACTGGTTTTCACTAACG GATCCAGAGAGAGTAAGCTGTTCAAGGGCTTTCCAGCAGAGGTCCTGGATGCCTTGGCCTCTGAGCCAATCACTGAAAACTCTCATGAATTGAGTCTCACTCTGGAG AGTTATAACAGCAATGCAGACCTTAGGAAGTTCTACAAAGTCTTGACTACAAACAGTGATGGGAAAACAGAGTTTGTGTCAACTATGGAAG CATACGGTTTCCCCATCTATGGAACCCAGTGGCACCCTGAAAAGAATGCATTTGAATGGACAAGGCCGTACATTCCACACTCGCCATCGGCTGTTAAGACCACTTTCTTTATGGCTGATTTCATGGTCAATGAAG CTAGAAAGAATTTTCACAAATTTGAGGATgaagaggtagagaagagagcACTGATATACAACTACAATCCTGTGTACACTGGAAACACTTCTGCCTTTGAACAAACATATTACTTTTGA
- the LOC139583427 gene encoding thioredoxin domain-containing protein 6-like, with translation MSRKKDVQIQIEISSEEQWEEALSGPGLLVIEVYQRWCGPCKAVQNIFRKLRSEYGDELLRFAMGEANSLLELSSLKGKCQPVFLFYSGGTLVSIVRGVNGPLLQKTMLELVDQEKKKQELGSKYVPEVHKLFLEDNHQARKKPPTTQNADIEIGDHGTYHVVIIKPDAVVGGQVEGIIQKALDAGFSIVAEEERVLDEEQIHAFYKEKAKEPAFVKAMSSGPVHALILSKGDEVGEGESHSLTAIIDPEHAELIQPKKRSKVVQEVDLGMSESSTEVASRQLAYFFPTVDFSLETHAGSNARIEKTLALIRPSLLREKKDEILKTIHDSGFQIAMQREVTLTEDQAKEFYKEHEGTDFFPCLINHMTSGPVLALALTRDDAIQHWRGLLGPKVLDEAKERFPESLRAQFAIDNVTINQIHGSSTPEEAQRDLNRFFPTEHTLAVIKPDSTQEHKDTIMNQIKEAGFSISQVKETKLTREMAEEFYKDHKGKDFFNNLVDYMSQGPSIMMILSKENAIAEWREMMGPADPEQAIQVKPDSLRAQFAKSILENAVHGSSNVQHAMDNIKFIFGDIPS, from the exons TAATAGAAGTCTACCAGAGATGGTGTGGGCCATGCAAGGCTGTACAGAACATCTTCAGAAAATTGAGGAGTGAATATGGAGATGAACTGTTGCGCTTCGCTATG GGGGAGGCCAACAGTTTACTTGAGTTAAGTTCACTTAAAGGGAAATGTCAACCAGTCTTCCTTTTCTACTCT GGTGGTACATTGGTGTCAATAGTAAGAGGAGTCAATGGACCTCTTCTACAAAAAACTATGTTGGAACTGGTGGATCAAGAGAAGAAGAAGCAAGAACTGGGCTCAAAATATGTACCTGAA GTCCACAAGCTTTTCTTAGAGGACAATCATCAAGCAAGAAAAAAGCCTCCGACGACCCAAAATGCCGACATAGAAATTGGCG ATCATGGTACATACCATGTGGTCATCATAAAGCCAGATGCTGTAGTAGGAGGTCAAGTGGAAGGAATCATACAAAAA GCTTTAGATGCTGGTTTTTCAATTGTtgcggaggaggagagggtgttgGATGAAGAGCAGATTCATGCTTTTTATAAGGAGAAAGCCAAAGAG CCAGCGTTTGTGAAGGCAATGTCTAGTGGGCCTGTCCACGCCTTGATTCTGTCTAAGGGAGACGAGGTGGGTGAAGGAGAGTCTCATTCATTGACAGCCATCATAGATCCTGAACACGCTGAGCTCATCCAACCAAAGAAAAG GTCAAAGGTTGTACAGGAGGTGGATCTGGGCATGTCAGAAAGCAGTACTGAGGTGGCTAGCAGGCAACTGGCATACTTCTTCCCCACCGTTGATTTTTCTTTAGAGACGCATGCTGGATCCAATGCAAGGATTGAAAAGACTCTTGCTCTTATTCGTCCAAGTCTTCTCAGGGAGAAAAAAG ATGAGATCTTGAAGACGATCCATGACTCTGGCTTCCAGATAGCAATGCAGAGGGAGGTAACCCTCACTGAGGaccaggccaaagagttctacaAGGAGCATGAGGGCACTGACTTTTTCCCATGTCTAATTAACCATATGACCAG TGGCCCCGTGTTGGCTTTGGCTTTGACTCGAGATGATGCAATCCAACACTGGAGAGGTTTACTGGGTCCAAAAGTCTTGGATGAGGCCAAAGAAAGATTCCCTGAAAG TCTGCGAGCCCAGTTTGCAATCGACAATGTGACCATCAACCAGATTCATGGCAGCTCTACTCCCGAGGAGGCTCAGAGAGATCTCAACCGCTTTTTCCCCACAGAGCACACACTGGCCGTGATCAAACCTGACTCAACACAAGAACACAAAG ATACCATTATGAATCAAATTAAAGAGGCTGGGTTTAGTATTTCACAAGTGAAAGAAACCAAACTGACACGAGAGATGGCAGAGGAGTTCTACAAAGATCACAAAGGGAAGGACTTCTTTAATAACCTGGTTGACTACATGTCACA AGGTCCATCTATCATGATGATCCTGAGCAAAGAAAACGCTATCGCAGAATGGAGAGAGATGATGGGGCCTGCCGATCCTGAACAGGCCATTCAAGTCAAACCCGACTCTCTACGTGCACAGTTTGCCAAAAGCATCTTGGAGAACGCCGTGCACGGCTCGTCCAATGTCCAGCACGCCATGGACAATATTAAGTTCATTTTTGGGGATATACCGTCATAA